A genomic segment from Saprospiraceae bacterium encodes:
- the ribA gene encoding GTP cyclohydrolase II: MELKKQAEASIPTPWGVFNMIAFAENEADWMPHLALVHEDFDAQTTVLTRIHSECITGDLFGSRRCDCGEQLGKSMELAGKQGGVVLYLRQEGRGIGIINKLKAYNFQDLGMDTIQANHQLGLTTDGRSYEVAIDMLQSLGIKKIDLLTNNPDKIDAFEHSSIELVTRIPLVIEPNDENMRYLRTKLDQMGHLLRDL, from the coding sequence ATGGAATTGAAAAAACAAGCTGAGGCAAGTATTCCTACCCCCTGGGGGGTGTTCAATATGATTGCCTTTGCCGAAAATGAAGCGGATTGGATGCCCCACCTGGCGCTCGTGCATGAGGATTTTGATGCTCAAACAACGGTCCTCACGCGCATACATTCAGAGTGTATCACCGGCGACTTATTTGGTTCCAGGCGTTGTGACTGTGGAGAACAACTTGGCAAATCAATGGAATTGGCGGGAAAACAAGGCGGGGTGGTGTTGTACTTGCGGCAAGAGGGTAGGGGGATTGGTATTATTAATAAGCTGAAGGCCTATAATTTTCAGGACTTAGGCATGGATACCATTCAGGCCAACCATCAATTGGGGTTGACAACGGATGGCCGCTCTTACGAAGTCGCCATTGACATGCTCCAATCGCTCGGTATAAAAAAGATTGACCTGCTCACCAATAATCCTGATAAAATAGATGCATTTGAACATTCCTCCATTGAATTGGTCACCAGAATCCCTTTGGTGATTGAGCCTAATGATGAGAATATGCGCTACCTGAGGACCAAGCTGGATCAAATGGGGCATTTATTGAGGGACCTGTAG